The genomic stretch ggggagggggagacacaagtctctggggccaggcctggggtctgtcccttaggTTCTCCTCACCTCCGTTAGCCTCCTAGTGCAGAGCACTGCAAGCCGGGATTTCAAaagtcttgggctgaagaagtggTAGAAGGTAGCAGCAGTGGCGGTGGGGTCGACAGGGGAGTCAAAGACGGAATAGTAGCAATGCAAGCAGAGATGGCGAGGgcggaggcggggggggggggcggggggcgaAGGAGAGGACGGGTgtggggggcggggcggggcggggcggggcgggggcagCGTAGGGGCGAGggcaggctgggggcgggggttgggagGGGTCTGAGGCAAGGGGAGGTGGTGGGGCTGGGAGGGGGGGATGGGTCGGAGGTGATGTGGAGTGCGGGTGTGGGGCGTGGGCGTGGGCAGGGGCAAGAGCAgtggcgggggcgggggcaggagcaggggcaagcaGAGCAAAACCCAGCCCTGTCAGCCTGCAGATAGGCTCTGGGGCAGGACAGACTTGCCCTGCAgctctattgatggggtgacaatggaagaagaaacagactcaggaattctaggtaaaaagagaaactcagagaaggggtttggcagtgttccttctctttcaaatcagaggaataattgaagcactattgttattaggtcaTCATTAAACGTCTGGTAGAAAGGCTGCATTAAAGCCTAGTGgccctcatatatattttttaatttttgtagtggcATCGTTTAAATACTATCTATTTTCTCATGAGAATAATCTTATGAGTTAAATCCCACATTTGGATTTAACTTGATATTTGTTATCTGGTAGAAAAattaccaatatcaaatagatttttcacttttctgtagtaaaggactctgaagaagccctaatgattgttgaattcactcacatgtctattgcttcagcccccttttcatttctgatttgataaTTTAGGTATTGACACTGTGGTGTGTACTTACTTTCAGAAAGGGGTTGTTTCTCTTATGGATCTCCTCAAAAAACAGCTCTTGCTTCGTATGAGTCTTTGTATTATCCTCTTCGTTTGTAATTGAATGATTTTAGTactaagtttatttcctgccatcaaatcctaccagactctctgtaggataaggctttgcctcatcttggtaacagcagcatgtgataaatgaagcttttgctgctctctctagTGTTGATGACGTCACAATCTCTGTGTAAACCATCCACAGCCTGTTTTTAGGCTGTATTATAGTAGACCACCATTTCAGTGTTATCTGCCAGGTGCTGTGGGACACTAGTAACACatgtctgcatgcacctcgacagttttcattacggtcttctaagtcattttatgaaaattgatagttcatggatgaacatacacaaacacctgcacagaaacacaaacaaacacaaatacacacacacacacacacacacacactttactgacatggtatacattctttgcacacaaaaaataaagtgagcagtaatgaaaatacaCCAATAATGGAGTCGATGGAGGGAGTTATGCAGAAACTGGGACTTAGAGTTAcataaaggccctatgcaggctctccttttgttggaggagaaatttcaagtgcaatgtggttctttattttctttctctaaagcacacaaAGCTAGGGTGGAatgtagggctttgagcatgtttggaaagtacaatcacactgaattaaatcctagggctggaaccctattaatcttctacaaaattacagagcaggctggATGAATACTCCCagagacaatgtggacatctcaagacaggcactggacaatggctgaagacttgtctgaagactggaaatgttttgcaaactcagagagagagaaaaaaaaaggccccTCTGACTACACTGTACTTTAAGGATAGCTTATTAATGTAAGGaagacatgaactattgtctcatgtcacagatgtcagcacaaagtatccaaggtattgaatgccaatggtagcattaacagaacaaagcacacagtgtcatgaagacataattatgagtatgtgtagcaagacccaccctcatccaggttcttagatagtaactgagaacctcaaacacagtagtaatgtgatagtgtggtgtaaaTCTAGTTACTATTTTCTGTTGTGATACAGATGACACTTTTTGAGTCaaggtcagcttataatgaatgactagaggacctaaggtTGACAACAAACACAGACTACATTGCTTCTGTAGCTTCTTGTCTTCGAAAACCCCTGATGTGACAGCAActgtttgtggacattctggattattccttctgtactatAAGTCTGTGAATTACTTCgtctctcagtaagttagttcaattcaataaattggaaatccatcacctggaagaaatacttacTTAATACGATCCGAGATTGGCCATGGacaaagggtagcttgaactctCCCACCTGGGTTATGGGCTTGAACAAGCCTGCTCTCCAAAGGAAACAGAGTTCATAGCtgtaggctgcattcactatggatgctcttgagatTCCTCCTAAAacttcttagattaagataattttcttgctaaaaatcaaaagaactcattatgccaagctggcctacaggaagctagtttctattctatATTTTATCAGATGGGAATAATATATATGGTTATCGttgataataggtgaaagatctgctctaatttGGAAACtaaatgatgctggaggatgatcctgaacccacaatgagcagtggggacactAGGCCCCTGTAcagatgcctggcaacctaacacattgagcacgcacagctcagtaagttacctgtgaatacacatctcctgagatctctctatttaattgaaggtgatcctgtccacctaatacagcacatgCACTGAAaggacaaaagccacctgcaggagctgtggtgatgacacACAGGTTAGAGCTTCTGCTGCTccctcagaagaaccacatggtccctaacaatgaTCTACAACAGGGAATgttattccctcttttggatcatgagggaaatgcactcaggagtggcccagacatacagttgaaaaaaagacccattgacataaatgataaaaataaatataatcagcaacaataaaaacacagcatacttatggtcaaggacaagagcatctatcaaaacctatttcccaacatGACTTTGAAGGTCATAATCTCTGGGGTTAATATTGATGCTAtattgcaagaaaagctgaagcacatggttctccatcaGGATgacttctatattcctttgtgaatgtTTTCAATTTGTCTGCAGCTGTACAGCATTGAGTGTATATTGCTCAATATGTGGTGCACAGGGTCAAAAATGAATGTGTGTTGTATACTCTTATATACCGAGattagcagaacacatgacagcatggataaaATATgacagtgattacatcataaagtgtgtgccgagaaacagccacattatccacacaaaagacactatcacactgGCTTTGAATTTACTATTTAGCCCAGGCTCCCTGGAACATGCAAagatccatctctagctgtcagttGTAAGCCCACAGGACAGGAaagaacccttgaataagaaagatggtcttaagagtaaAGAGATAAAAATCAATGTTTATTCATAATGAATAcaatttacaacaaaacaggattaaaatgaattaatataaatatttaacaatattttaaaatatgaaaaatagaaacaagaacaaataactttgaaacaacaaaaagacaacttcaattaaaatcataacagaaatatttctaatcgggctggtgagatggctcagtggttaagagcactgactgcccttccagaggtcctgagttcaaatccaagcaaccacatggtggctcacaactatctgtaatgggatctgatgccctcttctggtgtgcccgaggacagcgacagtgtactcacataaaataaataagatctttaaaaaaaaaagaaaaatatttctaatcAACATATTCTTAActaacatttagaagcacagatgtattgctgtttctcctctagcacacataatgaaaggcggtctcccaagttgtctctcaagtggtgttttctgaaggagaaagtgagtaagacctcaattagtcaggctggcttagtaatatataaatttagggtctctaagaaatgacaattTAACTaagaggaagaatactcatccaaaaaatgttgttaccattcaagatgtttgtcatcagggactcctgagaaagcaacttattcttcaggaagctctcttactggtgtgtgtccaattccagctctcttgcactttctgagacctaggagaggaaggcagtttttcagacactgatttggtggggaaatgcaaccCAGCTGTCaaaatgctgccttctaccacctcagctCTATTGaacagtcgacatggaccttttaactgatatcattctTGCTAACTCTGCGGGCAgagcaaaatctccagcaagcctcacagtaatgtgggctgccaatctgggacacAGACTTATACGTGCAAAtgaagaacagggcaatgggaagagatctcattgggttgcaggaagaaaggagaagtccatatgtcaccaaggttaaagccaatgacaagtactaatttgacatttgcactagCTTCTTATCTCGAAAGGTGCTTCCTACCTAAAGGGTCACATGACAACAGAGTGGCATTTATCACAGGACCAAgcacttgttcaaaactctacatagcatctgatctatcacatggatattcAATAATGTGATATgctattcatctgtcaccatttctggactgcagcttcaaaagtagcagcaaaatatacttgccaataattcagtttctgaaaagtggttaacttcccagaatacttgtgcataggcagagcaatgaacaattccattgcatgaggtggttggctggttgtgtgtgtaaattagaaaggtggtaggagaaagcagagatgtatcaaattggcaaattttatcagatattgttaagctaacacagctgctggttcctaccagatgatgctgggtctggatgttgctggtctttatctttcttgttgaagtcaaccaaatatttctggtgcagtgcacaatcaagatgtacctccttgctctcctgcttcagtgggagcaacttcttcctacatgtgttctccatcaggagctgactgagcaggtttctggaaatacagtctgcatagtaagatcatgctgcccctttctcccattcctactcccaagtcccactaactctaccaggtcccagatacccatgacgacttaataaaatacatctcaaTACATATAacgctgctgcacaaaccacaaagagttaattcagggaagaataaattgtttgggCCAAGCATTAATTAGGGTcaacatctctcaaaaagaacatagatctacaactatccatgaaagcccaatgcatgggggcaacatcaattagtagtgggaaAACAcactcaaaggaggtcagtaaaaccaaaggaaggtcatgctaaccatgtagTCCAGACACTGAGTTTTGTAACTCACTGGTATGACACTGagagaccctcagacagaggagactctcactccagtcctgaggacacccaCTACCACATGAACAcacgggactcagtcttgatgtaagaacaagaggtttactttgggataccagtgcactggggctcgactcggtcctcacgcaggagggatgtgaagagtgttgaacaacagaaatgtacagcttaaatagtcatttaagattacacagtttcattagctcagctatttcgatgtcaaggataactaggcagatgtttctcatccaGGAATTCCTGGGACAAGGCTCTAACCATATCAATGCAGTTTTTCAGTACCAAAGACGtctaacttgatatatgttttctcttcctggggttcccaggacgaGGACCAAGAATATCTGACTTGACAGATGTTTCTCTCCTGGAATCCCAGGACAAGCCTCTAACTATGTCAGCACAgctatgtcagtaccaaggacatctaactTGATATAGGTTTTCTCATCCTGGGGCacaatctatagtggtcagtcagcttcccagagatgtttcctgtcttgtaattgccctgcagtaaatatgttctataccatCTATTCTTATGGTCTGGCAGCTTCCTAgcgagtgggtgggaatgtgctttctgtactttatggTCTATTGCCTAACATCTAGGGGCTAAgcaagggccagcttaaaagattctcattcttaagaaatggctgcaaTATTATCAAACGCGGATCTTTCAACACCATAGGTGCAGGTCAGGCTAATAACCTTCTGATGACCTCAATCAGTAccgttctatctagagccttctgaagatgcctagacaatcctgggatgagtatcagtcttttatggaactgataATTGAGTGCAAACGACCCagggcacactgatgtgtaaacagcacaagagatagaatcatagctgaagaccgtccaatccagaacaaagaaagtcagaaatggccattccataggtgatagcctttctgaccaggacttacctagagaaggtcatctccttcttcagcttatggttgttctcatggatctcagtgttctccacctctaagttgtgcagaattgacatgaccccctcctccattctctccagatcttcataatatggatttggcctgaagtgtggcctggccccaaatgatagaatacaatgaacatcagcatttagaaatatatgaactcagggtggatcctgtactaccccagtcctggaaggacaccttctgaattctacatattgggatcttcttcagtttcagaAATTTGTTATTCTGGGGCCAGGACACCAGAAGCTAGGCAGccagatggagggttccctggcttcctttgctcaatcaagaggaaatctgcagtcaagccagttaagctatcaagagcctaggcctcacctctccatgctcccccaaccccaacacacccagaatcctgtgatttcttttttcctgtcctgataacagaccatatatcaacccaaaattataatctgcacaacgaatacaaatatacagacaaacgtggccacataggcaaagaactgtgctgttgacagtggggctcccagaacaaagcattcacatgaccatgaaagtgcTACAGgcaaatactcaggccaagacatagactccTAGATTCCAGGtatggagggaaatataaacatataaagttgtgcatatgcatttggatgtatgtacacacagactcacagactgagacacacccacaaaaaaaaaaaagagaaaagcaaacagagtcagagaaagagaaaagcaaatatggaaacagagagcactgtgagaaccaggagaaatgcatgcaccattgctgtctcagagtgtaagacacacagacaataacaaacgggcctgagcctgagaacttctagtcaagcattgagatgaacagtttgggaccaggcccctcaggctgctgcctggatcttccagcactcagtcccctgcctagcaagtacagagattcaccataaactcactgcaattacaatcttgcaaaaccaccagctgtcaagggctttccaaatgcacactgggaactcactctccctgactctatccctgaattcttcattcagaccacaaatcctgattttcaataaatggaagcagatgagtccattttccatctcgctcctcaggaagggtcaggttctgaatctcctctatatgggagatGAGGTGTAGCACAGGGTGGtaagggaggcacagctttctagaacccaaaaccttaataggataagatgaaggtgaccttacAGATctaggaa from Rattus norvegicus strain BN/NHsdMcwi chromosome 19, GRCr8, whole genome shotgun sequence encodes the following:
- the LOC134478811 gene encoding uncharacterized protein LOC134478811 isoform X4; the encoded protein is MWNAGRETSSPETALSKKQAKKEKERLIKELQLITEERNDLRDRLRFLRERSMNNRPHFRPNPYYEDLERMEEGVMSILHNLEVENTEIHENNHKLKKEMTFSRNLLSQLLMENTCRKKLLPLKQESKEVHLDCALHQKYLVDFNKKDKDQQHPDPASSGLRKCKRAGIGHTPVRELPEE
- the LOC134478811 gene encoding uncharacterized protein LOC134478811 isoform X3, with product MFSHLRKLFGRGNVDCGEIKVKESSLSSLSNDGQRQHFWGMWNAGRETSSPETALSKKQAKKEKERLIKELQLITEERNDLRDRLRFLRERSMNNRPHFRPNPYYEDLERMEEGVMSILHNLEVENTEIHENNHKLKKEMTFSRNLLSQLLMENTCRKKLLPLKQESKEVHLDCALHQKYLVDFNKKDKDQQHPDPASSGLRKCKRAGIGHTPVRELPEE